The sequence TGAAAAGGGAGTGGGACCCAGACACCCCACGTATCTCATCACGGAACatagtttgggaaccactgatagAACCAGTCAGAGCTTTCGGCATCGTCAgctgggaatgggggtggggggtgggggggggggcaattcaGTTTGGTTAGGGAGTCATCCTGAGAGGTGGGACCTTCTTGGGGCTTCTCCAGGGAGTGGGCATGGAGTTTCAGGGGGACCTGGGAGTGGGCAGCCATCGGACCCTTCCCAGGATTTTTCTCTCCGTCCTCAATGTCCTGCTCtggcctctctccccagtcttGGAGGCCCTCAGCGTGCTGGTGAATAATCCGGACCTGGGGGAGCCCGTGCGCCTGGAGCTTGCTGACCTGCTAACACTGGACTCTGAGCAGTTCCACAGGAGAGCCGAAGAGTTCACCCTCAAGTTTGGAGAGCCCCGGCCCTCCTAGCTCTGGTTCTGGCCCTCTGCACCGGGTCCTGTCCCTGTGATGGCAGACACACAACATGGACTGGGGCCAGAGCCCCTTGGTGGCCCATGTCCTGCTCAGTTTTTCTGTGTTTGTTCCTTTCTTAGGTTGTTAGCCGTTagttgtgtgtgtggtatgtgtggaCCCAGTTCCAGGTTCACGCATGGGGTTATGGGGCTGATTTTGAGTTAGAGAAGCCCaaagagaagagataaaaatTGTGGGTCTCAGTGGAGTCTGTTGTTGGATAGAAGGGATGTGCCCTGAGatacctgctcctgcctctgttCTTACACGTGGGATACCTGCTGCTCTCTATCTGTGCACCTTGGTGAAGCCTCCACTCCTTTCCAGGGCTCAGTGCCCTAAAGGACAGTTGAGGGGGTTGGCCCAGTAATGACAATCCAATCGCTTCATTAAGCACTTTTGGCACTATGCAGAGAGCTTCACGCATAACGTCATCGAATCCCCTGAGCAGCTCCCCAAGATAGTGCTGTGTGCTTTCCTACTTCCTTTCTGTGCCCCAGAGCCAGGCAGTTA is a genomic window of Myotis daubentonii chromosome 9, mMyoDau2.1, whole genome shotgun sequence containing:
- the UBE2L6 gene encoding ubiquitin/ISG15-conjugating enzyme E2 L6 isoform X2, whose amino-acid sequence is MRPPTVTFTTKIYHPTVGINGQVCLPIISNENWKPSTKTYQVLEALSVLVNNPDLGEPVRLELADLLTLDSEQFHRRAEEFTLKFGEPRPS